The Chroicocephalus ridibundus chromosome 3, bChrRid1.1, whole genome shotgun sequence genome has a segment encoding these proteins:
- the SNX5 gene encoding sorting nexin-5, producing MALLREDAQSKLRSVSVDLNVDPSLQIDIPDALSEKDRVKFTVHTKTTLPAFQSPEFSVTRQHEDFVWLHDTLTETEEYAGLIIPPAPSKPDFDGPREKMQKLGEGEVSMTKEEFAKMKQELEAEYLAVFKKTVSSHEIFLQRISSHPVLSKDRNFHVFLEYDQDLSVRRKNTKEMFGGFLKSVVKSADEVLFSGVKEVEDFFEQEKTFLVNYYNRIKDACAKADKMTRSHKNVADDYIYTSACLNSLALEEPTVIKKYLLKVAELFEKLRKVESRVSSDEDLKLSELLRYYMLNIEAAKDLLYRRTRALVDYENSNKALDKARLKSKDVRLAEAHQQDCCQKFEKISESAKQELMSFKQKRIAAFRKNLIEMAELEIKHAKNNVSLLQSCIDLFKN from the exons GGACAGAGTGAAATTCACTGTGCATACTAAG ACTACACTGCCAGCTTTTCAAAGCCCTGAGTTTTCAGTTACAAGGCAGCATGAAGACTTTGTGTGGCTGCATGATACGCTCACTGAAACTGAAGAGTATGCAGGACTCATT ATACCTCCAGCACCTTCAAAGCCTGATTTTGATGGTCCCCGAGAGAAGATGCAGAAGCTAGGGGAAGGAGAAGTGTCCATGACAAAAGAAGAGTTTGCCAAAATGAAGCAAGAGCTAGAAGC GGAATACCTCGCTGTCTTCAAGAAGACTGTATCGTCGCATGAAATATTCCTTCAGCGGATTTCTTCTCATCCTGTGCTCAGCAAAGATCgcaattttcatgttttcttggaGTATGACCAGGAT CTGAGTGTTCggaggaaaaacacaaaagaaatgtttggtggctttttaaaaagtgtggtAAAGAGTGCTGATGAAGTCCTCTTCTCTGGAGTCAAG GAAGTAGAAGACTTTTTTGAGCAAGAGAAGACTTTTCTTGTGAACTACTACAACAGAATCAAGGATGCATGTGCAAAAGCCGATAAGATGACAAGATCTCATAAAA ATGTTGCAGATGACTATATTTATACTTCAGCTTGCTTGAACAGCCTGGCATTAGAAGAACCTACAGTTATCAAAAA GTACTTGTTGAAAGTTGCTGAGCTCTTTGAGAAACTCAGG AAGGTAGAGAGTAGAGTTTCATCTGATGAAGACTTAAAGCTCTCTGAACTGTTGAGGTACTACATGCTCAATATAGAAGCTGCTAAG GATCTTCTGTACAGACGTACAAGGGCTCTTGTTGACTATGAAAACTCCAACAAAGCTCTAGATAAAGCCAGGCTAAAGAGCAAGGACGTCAGGCTGGCTGAGGCACATCAACAGGACTGTTGTCAGAAGTTTGAAAAGATTTCAGAATCTGCAAAACAAG AACTGATGAGCTTCAAACAGAAGAGAATAGCAGCATTCCGCAAAAACCTAATTGAAATGGcagaactggaaataaaacatgcaaag AACAATGTCTCTCTCCTGCAAAGCTGTATTGATTTGTTCAAGAACTAA